CGACGAGAGGAATGCTGAACTGTCCGCCGGACATATGGCGAATCGTGGCTGCATTGTTGACAATTTGATCGAGGGCGAGCAGGCTGAAATTCACCGTCATCACTTCGACGATCGGTCTCATGCCACCCAGAGCGGCTCCGATGCCGGCCCCGACGAAGGTGCTTTCAGACAGAGGAGTATCCCGGATACGCTCCGGCCCGAATTCATCCAGAAAACCCTTGCTACAGGCGTAGGTCCCGCCGTACTTGCCGACGTCTTCACCCATCAGAAACACGCGCGGATCGCCCTGCAAGGCTTCCCGCAACCCAGCCCGCACCGCTTCTCTGTATGTAATTTTAGTCATGTCGAGTGTAGAAGCGATCAGCCATCAGCTATCGGCTGTCAGCTCTGGGCTGACCGCTGAGAGCCGTTCTTCGGCGTATACACGTCCTTCGTGAGATCTTCCAGAGGTTCCCACGGACCCATTTCGGCAAACGACACAGCTCCTGCAATCTCTGCCGCAATGGCGGTTTCCATCTTATCGAGGTCGGCATCAGTCACGTACCCTTCGGTGCGGAGCTGTTGCTGGAAGAGGGCGATCGGGTCGCGCTGTTTCCATTGGGCGACTTCGTCCTTTGTCCGATAGAGCTCCGCATCGTACATCGAGTGGGCACGAAACCGGTAGGTTCGGTACTCAAGAAGATAGGGCCCGTGGCCTGTGCGAACGAAATCGACGGCTTTTCGCGTGGCTGCTTCCACTTCGAGCACATCCATCCCGTTCACGGCTTCGGCCGGAATCGCATAGGCATCGGCCTTGCGGGCGATGTCGGTCTGTGATTGGTGCCGTCCGAGCGCGGTGCCCATCGCATAGAGATTGTTTTCGCAGAGGAACAGCACCGGGAGCTTCCAGAGCGCGGCGAGATTGAGGGACTCGTGGAACTCTCCTTCGGCCACAGCGCCGTCGCCGAAGAAGCACGCAGTCACTCTACGGCGTTGCTGCATGTTGTCGGCCAACGCGAGTCCGACGGCGACCGGCAGCCCTCCGCCGACGATCGCCAAGCCTCCATAGAAGCGGCGTGCGGCGTCGAAGAAGTGCATGGATCCCCCGCGTCCCCGCGCGCAGCCGTTCGCTTTCCCGTACAGCTCCGCCATCAGCGGTCCCATTGGGGTGCCCCGTATCAGCGCATGGCCGTGCTCTCGATAGGTTCCGACGATCGCATCCTCCGACGTGAAACATGGCATGGCACCGACCGCGACCGCCTCCTCACCGATGTAGAGATGCAGGAAGCCGCGGATCTTGCCCCCGCTATAAAGTTCTGCGCACTTCTCCTCAAACCGCCTGATGCGGAGCATCTGGCGCAGAAGGTCAAGGGCATGATCGCGATCTACGACGGCATCC
This portion of the Nitrospirota bacterium genome encodes:
- the pdhA gene encoding pyruvate dehydrogenase (acetyl-transferring) E1 component subunit alpha, with product MDAVVDRDHALDLLRQMLRIRRFEEKCAELYSGGKIRGFLHLYIGEEAVAVGAMPCFTSEDAIVGTYREHGHALIRGTPMGPLMAELYGKANGCARGRGGSMHFFDAARRFYGGLAIVGGGLPVAVGLALADNMQQRRRVTACFFGDGAVAEGEFHESLNLAALWKLPVLFLCENNLYAMGTALGRHQSQTDIARKADAYAIPAEAVNGMDVLEVEAATRKAVDFVRTGHGPYLLEYRTYRFRAHSMYDAELYRTKDEVAQWKQRDPIALFQQQLRTEGYVTDADLDKMETAIAAEIAGAVSFAEMGPWEPLEDLTKDVYTPKNGSQRSAQS